One Acidimicrobiia bacterium DNA window includes the following coding sequences:
- a CDS encoding CGNR zinc finger domain-containing protein: MSRTPDPVLPSELELPLAFVNTLDVEDAVDRFGSPAALRSWLIDRGLIGSDARVTRRDLGLAIELRDALRHALIAHAGIDSSTHEVAGVNRTLARFPVGVRVDETGSPQLEPRGAGVAGALGRVVCDMNAAQSRGTWDRLKLCPAEDCLWAFFDASKNRSRRWCSMNVCGNRTKTREYRRRRAAHAHAAEGTSGASVEVRRRVPESTTREGAGEEASE; this comes from the coding sequence CCCGGATCCGGTGCTCCCGAGCGAGCTCGAGCTGCCGCTCGCCTTCGTGAACACGCTCGACGTCGAGGACGCCGTCGACCGCTTCGGCAGCCCGGCCGCGCTGCGTTCGTGGCTCATCGATCGGGGCCTGATCGGGTCGGATGCCCGGGTCACCCGGCGGGACCTCGGGCTCGCGATCGAGCTGCGGGACGCGCTGCGGCACGCCTTGATCGCCCATGCGGGGATCGACTCGTCGACGCACGAGGTTGCCGGCGTCAACCGCACGCTCGCCCGCTTCCCCGTCGGCGTACGGGTCGACGAGACCGGCTCGCCGCAGCTCGAGCCGCGCGGGGCCGGCGTCGCGGGCGCGCTCGGAAGGGTCGTGTGCGACATGAACGCGGCGCAGAGTCGCGGCACGTGGGACCGACTCAAGCTCTGCCCGGCGGAGGACTGCTTGTGGGCGTTCTTCGACGCGTCGAAGAATCGCTCGCGCCGCTGGTGCTCGATGAACGTGTGCGGCAACCGCACGAAGACCCGCGAGTACCGACGTCGCCGCGCCGCGCATGCTCACGCGGCCGAAGGCACGAGCGGAGCGAGCGTCGAGGTTCGCCGGCGGGTGCCCGAATCGACGACCCGGGAGGGAGCCGGCGAAGAAGCGAGCGAATAA
- a CDS encoding TetR/AcrR family transcriptional regulator, with translation MRLPAEQRRRQLLDVALDIFAARGFHATSMDEVATAAGVTKPVLYQHFPSKRALYVELLEDVGTQLLTQLASATDRATTGRQRVEEGFGAYFRFVDENRSAFRLLFGASVRNDPEFSAVADRFIDRAVGAISTLIQIPVSGEHRLLLANALVGIAEATSRRSLARGEGVDSARLAAWIAEFAWFGLRGVRAGDDVASSMPAPR, from the coding sequence ATGCGCCTGCCGGCCGAGCAACGCCGCCGCCAGCTTCTCGACGTCGCCCTCGACATCTTCGCGGCGCGCGGGTTCCACGCGACGTCGATGGACGAGGTCGCGACGGCCGCGGGCGTCACGAAGCCGGTGCTGTACCAGCACTTTCCGTCGAAACGGGCGCTGTACGTCGAGTTGCTCGAGGACGTCGGCACCCAGCTCCTCACGCAGCTCGCCAGCGCGACCGACCGCGCGACGACCGGACGGCAGCGCGTCGAAGAGGGATTCGGCGCGTACTTCCGCTTCGTCGACGAGAACCGCAGCGCGTTCCGGTTGCTGTTCGGCGCGTCGGTGCGCAACGACCCCGAGTTCTCGGCGGTCGCCGATCGCTTCATCGACCGCGCGGTCGGCGCGATCTCGACGCTCATCCAGATCCCCGTCTCCGGCGAGCACCGGCTGCTCCTCGCGAACGCGCTCGTCGGGATCGCGGAGGCGACGAGCCGGCGTTCGCTCGCGCGCGGTGAAGGTGTCGACTCGGCGCGGCTGGCGGCCTGGATCGCCGAGTTCGCGTGGTTCGGCCTCCGCGGCGTGCGCGCCGGCGACGACGTCGCGTCGTCGATGCCCGCGCCCCGCTAG
- the coaA gene encoding type I pantothenate kinase, giving the protein MAPDPVTGESRSYLEFNRDEWRALRSATPLTLDDADLDELRGVVERMPIEEVVDIYLPLSRLLNLSVAASRDLFAVTNRFLGRHADRVPFIIGIAGSVAVGKSTIARVLRALLARWPDHPRVDLIPTDGFLLSNAVLDARGLGARKGFPESYDLRALMRFLADLKAGERRVVAPVYSHLVYDVVEGDEIVVCSPDIVIVEGLNVLQVPSTRARPEERFVSDFFDFSIYVDAAEDDIRRWYRERFLTLRETAFADEESFFHHFAALDEQQASSVADAIWREINAVNLRENIEPTRSRARLVLEKGPDHAVRGIRLKR; this is encoded by the coding sequence ATGGCCCCCGATCCCGTGACCGGCGAGTCGCGTTCGTACCTCGAGTTCAACCGGGACGAGTGGCGCGCGTTGCGATCCGCGACGCCGCTCACGCTCGACGACGCCGACCTCGACGAGCTGCGCGGCGTTGTCGAGCGCATGCCGATCGAAGAGGTCGTCGACATCTACCTGCCGCTGTCGCGGCTGCTGAACCTCTCGGTCGCCGCGTCGCGCGACCTGTTCGCGGTCACGAACCGCTTCCTCGGACGCCACGCCGATCGCGTCCCGTTCATCATCGGAATCGCGGGCAGCGTCGCGGTCGGCAAGAGCACGATCGCGCGCGTGCTCCGGGCGTTGCTCGCGCGCTGGCCCGATCACCCGCGCGTCGACCTCATCCCGACCGACGGCTTCCTCCTGTCGAACGCCGTGCTCGACGCGCGCGGCCTCGGCGCGCGCAAGGGCTTCCCCGAGAGCTACGACCTGCGTGCGCTCATGCGGTTCCTCGCCGACCTGAAGGCGGGGGAGCGGCGCGTCGTCGCGCCCGTGTACTCGCATCTCGTCTACGACGTGGTCGAAGGCGACGAGATCGTCGTGTGCTCGCCCGACATCGTCATCGTCGAAGGGCTCAACGTGCTCCAGGTGCCGTCGACGCGCGCTCGCCCCGAGGAGCGCTTCGTGTCCGACTTCTTCGACTTCTCGATCTATGTCGACGCCGCGGAGGACGACATCCGCCGCTGGTACCGCGAACGCTTCCTCACGTTGCGCGAGACCGCGTTCGCCGACGAGGAGTCGTTCTTCCACCACTTCGCCGCGCTCGACGAGCAGCAGGCGAGCTCGGTCGCGGACGCGATCTGGCGCGAGATCAACGCGGTGAACCTGCGTGAGAACATCGAGCCGACGCGCTCACGCGCGCGCCTCGTGCTCGAGAAGGGCCCCGACCACGCGGTGCGCGGCATCCGCCTGAAGCGTTAG